CGGTACGGTAAAATGGTATAATGAGGCGAAAGGCTTTGGTTTTATTGCGCCTGATAATGGCAGCAAGGATGTTTTCGTTCATATCTCCGCCGTTGAGCGCGCAGGACTTGGAACGTTGACTGATGGCCAAAAGATCAATTTTGACGTCGAAACTGGCCGGGATAGACG
This DNA window, taken from Scytonema hofmannii PCC 7110, encodes the following:
- a CDS encoding cold-shock protein, which encodes GTVKWYNEAKGFGFIAPDNGSKDVFVHISAVERAGLGTLTDGQKINFDVETGRDRRESAVNLSLAKS